A region of the Arctopsyche grandis isolate Sample6627 chromosome 10, ASM5162203v2, whole genome shotgun sequence genome:
GGTCGAcagtaaaaaaaatcgtgtAAAGTGGCATATTCCTCCTCGAGGACGTGACTGAATTGttggaatatatatttttcttaaattctTATGCTTGAAATTGAATCAGAAGAAAACTCAGATATGAGAAACGAAGCTAAGAGACATGAGGTTTGTTCAAAATACTCATGAACttttagaaatttaattaatatcctAAATACACACAGGTTTGTAGTCACTTCATCTTTTATTTCTTGTCTCTGGttactttaaaatgaaaaatattaatgtacatacatatttcaaaatatgatgAGACGATCCTTGAAATCATATACTGAAAAGAGGAATTTGAAAGTCATAAAATAATGCTCAGCTTTTGGATTCTGTCTCGAATTCtgattatatgaaatattttcttacaaagttaaatcaaaataataagaaaagatTATGACGGTATTTAATAGTCATATGCATTATTAAAGTTTCTGTACATTTTATGCAGGTGGGCCATTATTTTTTGCACTTTTGAAAAAgccatgaaaaaaaaatacagattgtattcaaataaatctttatttataAGAACAAAAATATACTGGAAAATCATTTCTTCAAAATAATATCGCCCAAATAACCGCCGTCTCGCTGCTGGCATTCCTCAAATCTGGCCCTTAAATTTTCGAATCTGTATAATACGATACAATTTTtgtcatttgaaattttaattgtccATTTTCTTCCTTTGGttacttttatatattaaaaaaaataaacgataatGATTGAAACCGAAAATGAATTTACAGAAGTATATCTCTCGACTATTTTTGAACTTCCATAATTtcaaaacactattttttttatctcttaaTGGTTTTCGAGGCTTTCAACCATAATTGTactatacaattataaaaactcTTGGTTTAACTttgaagaaaaattataaagagtctatcgaaatattattttcatgtatTTGAAGCTTtcgaaatttcaattgaaaactcGGATACTGGTGACTTTTTCATCTCAGTAGTTTTAGCtccaaattattttatgtatgcaaattttatttctatacaTCGTAGATCTTCTTCTGTATATTGGttagaaattttcaatttattggaTAATCTTCACGACTCAATGTGCCATTCAATTTTTCAAatctacataagtatgtacatatgtataacttcaAAAGATGAGATTTAATTTAAGAGAGAATACTACATCAATATTTGTGTTGAGCCCCTTCCCCATTCACCAAACTTATTACAAAGCCTTTGAATCGTTATGTAGTGTTattagcagcatagctcggacgttaagcttctgcttaccgtcaagaaggtgccgggttcaatccctgaatgaaaatgaatttttcagagtatgctgttggtcagacctggacttgtgactccaggttgatcgtttcctatcagagtttgccaattttctctgatttcattgttgaaacggttcccggaaaaaaaaattggctaaaaatccttcctacctactatgtcaccattatttgaaatttgattgatgtacaataaaaatttatgtacaattcatagatgtctcgttaatttgcgagttttttcagtgtctcgcaattcaacgacttataataaaaatgctgcatttgtatttgtaattggccaggaaggcgcattgggatttacctgtaaggccttcctggtatatatgtaaaataaaaaaaaaaataaaaaaaatagagaacTGTTATAAAATAGTGTAGCGTGGACTTTTAGGGGGGTTtctgagatcggagtgaaagacgcagcagtAGTAAAAGaggtaatttattgtttttgatcCGTCAGCCTGCCAACTCCGATtgaagcacggaccaaaacTGCCTAGTACTATTTTTATCCATCGGGTTCTCTcggcacagagagatcattggtcgatgggtcgcgagaccttattggttttTGTATACGGCCGTTTACATgctgaggcctttttggcgcgaacttgagatcaggtgatcagccaTATTAAACCAGTAGTTGACGTGCTAGCACCTAATCTGTACTTTACAATATTATCTGTTTActtggttaccatatcaattaaATTAACATTCAGTACTAGCATTATATGTAGTGTGtgatatttcatgtttttcaaTAGTCCAAAGATGAAATAACACATTGAAAAATTACACTTTATTATTCTTCATATACTAGGTACATactgtatatattatgtgtatttatgtacatacatgtatatatacatatatttgtgatTTAGCCCTGGAAGGGCCGAcgtaaaagtttaaaattttattatgaaaccAGAGAGCAgagagtatatacatatgtatgctattttttatagacgtatataaatttttaaaaaatcttttcctttgtatgtatgtatgcatgtacatacatatatactgaataCTTTTATATGAAAAGGTATGTACGAGTATTAAGAATTATATTGTGAGAGCGTGTCAATTTTctctcattttttattatgagACAGGTGCTAATTGTTTTCGAGATCTGCTTTTATGGTGGCTTTGTTTTGACTGCagtttgcatttttattacaatatagtGGCCGTCATTCGTCAAGGCTGAGAGCTAACAAATATGAACGGTCGCGTGTTGTCTCGGAAATCATTCGGTGTTGaactaatttaaattaaaatacataaaaaaaacctccatacatacatatgtatttcctttTCGAAATACATACGATAAAGTCATATTttccaatatattataaaaaaaagcttataAACTGTTAATCAATTAGGTAAAGATAGTCTTTATTAGGAACAACATGTAAAAAGGAGACTTGATATGGAACCAGGTGTTatcaatttttgttattttataaaacatacatatttatgtttaaatgtcaatttcgtataatttaaatacatgttttaaaatttctttaaacttattaagagggctggacaccagcgccttgtccatacaaacgtattacacttctcccttcctcaattatggcactagagaaattattctttaatatactatgaatatccaccattggcatgcatctgtgcttttatttttttgattagttatcttttataggagctaggagccgccaaacatctataaaatcgcctcttttttacacccacgaaaagagtccagcgtgcttatttaacggtcgatttaaaaaaaaatagaaaatatctttctcataccgatgatgaaatttttttaaaaatttgtccatttccggaggagaaaattggagaatacgaaacctcgattttgtccatttaaaatacgtattatctggtcgaagcgcaactgtcgcattcactcaatatatacatatcgaagaaaggaacagcaacaaaattaaggtttcgggtgtacagccctcttaaagattGCGTGAAAAAATAACACATACTATTAATTGGATCGCGCGAAAGAAAGCTCAATACAATcgcaaaagtaaaaataataaaaaaaaatacagcgaCTAAATAAATCCTTAATAATTCACGTAACACATTAAAGCAACAATATTGCCAATCGTCGGATGGAAGGTGCGGTTTAATCGAATCGTGTTTGAGAAACGTTAAACGAAAAAATAACGATGGCAATAAACATTATtcccaataaaatattaaacgcgGAAGATTTCCTCCGCGGTTCTCACCGTAGAGTAGTGTTTGcgcaatttaaaattcatatgaaGTTTTGCACGCAGCAAAAACTGACACTTGCCATGTTGGTTGCCCATGAGATCTCGTCCCCCTATGACTCCCATAAAATGCGAAACGCTTTCGCACGATATCAATCAATCACATATCTGAGGATGGAATTGTAGTTCTATAACAGTTTATAAACACTAGCGATCATCGTAACTTcgcttttaattatttatatgtttttgacAATATGAACATTGTGTATCGAGTCCGATCTATCATATGATTGGCATACTATCAATCCCGATTGTATGACTATGAATTCTGCATGCAAGATCTTTTAAGACTAACCATATAAAAAACATGCGTTAAGCTGAATGTTGAAAACAACTGAGGCTTGgaattcaaaaatattgtgttttttaaaGTGAGTCTAATTTATCATATGATTGTCATACTATCACCTCTGATAAATCGGCGTTATCACGACAGCCTCTTGTTTTGCATGTATAATCTTAAAAGTCTAACCTTATAAAAAAGTTAGGTTAAATTCGAAAGATTTAAGCTGAAAGTTGAAAGAAATATCGGAATTTAATACAatggtgtattataaattgagTTTGATCATATGATTATCATACTATCGACACTGATAAACAGCATTATCACGATGGCctcttgttttaaatatttaatcttgTAAATCCAAAAAGTTAAGTCAAATGCTTAAAGCTTGACGAAGCTTAAAGTTGAAAGAAACTCAGGCCCTAAATTCAATTATAGTATGTATTGCAAATTGAATCTGATCTGTTATATGATTTTCATACTATCAGCAAGTATAAATCAGCGCTACCATGACGGCCTCTTGTTTTGAATATTCGACAATtgaatgaaaattgtttttactatgtatatcatatatatataataacgtTTAAATATAGACTTTTTATTGAagatttgaaaaaatgattaaaaatcaaaattaaatacatacacttgttttaacaaacaataaaattatatttagtatCGGTGAATAATCAtcaattttgattgatttttttttaatcttaggAATTGTAGTGAAAGAATGCGATTTCAATGACCGGCACTGTACAtccatatgtgttttttttttctttcagccCTATAGATCCTCACGTCACGGAATATTGCTTGGTGTTgagcaatagaaaaaaatacacgtCCTTGTGCGGTGCACGTGGAGACAGATATGGTCCTTACGGTCATGGCCCTGGACCAGTCAAAGGAAACACCAGCAAAATGAGTAATATTCCACTtcgttaaaaatcaattaaataactGTCATTTTTACTGATGATTGCATTGAATTGATTTACAGGTAATAATGGCGATCAAGAGCAAGGAAATCTATTGATATCTTGCGTGGGCTCGAGGACCCATCACACCATAGAAAATTTGGAGCATGgaaaagtattaaattttttgaaaatatttttgatacgaatattttgaagaaaaaaaatagactttcacaataatactaaaatttaatttcagtcaTACTTTTTGAGTATATTCGCCATAAACAAGCAGAACAATCTAACTTTTCCATATGGTTCAGACGTGCTACCCTACAATGAAAAAGTAAAACAATCAAAACTGAAGGATGGAAAGACAGAAAATGTAAACTTAAGGAGACTAGATGGGAAagctgtttttaaatttaaggtatacatacatttaattttactaaatttatttgaaatattctatAGAGCACCTAATGAcacatgtataattttttttaggcTGGAAAAAGAACCGGCGAGACAATGGCAGTATCTGTGATGCCTTGTGGAGGAGCTGTTGATGTAATAGTGTTCAAACAAGGAAAACCCAAACAAGTTATGGAGGAAaggaaaaaaatcttttatggTAGATTTTTAGTCAAATCTGTACGAAAAGGTGAACGTTTCATAATCGAAGTTAAATCTTCTAACAAAGAACAACTTAGAAGAACCACGGGAGTAGAGGTAGgaaccattaaaaaaataatcaaacattCTCaacaaactaataaaaaaaaaactgacttTCAGATATTAGCAACTACTCAGAAGAGGTTGCCATTACCAGAACTTCCGAGTGAAACCGATGTTAGGGAGTATAAATCTCTGAGGAATTGTGACTCTGTCACCATTGGATGGATGCCATCACCTGATCCTTTGGCAGATCggtattatattcataataaataacaaatattaagaaaatgatAATGAAGAACAATACTAATGTTTCGATTTTTAATATCAGATATTGTATACTAACTCGTGAGACTCAGAGATCTGATGAAGAATTAAGAGCTCCAAATCAATGCGCATTGGATATGACATTGAGAAAAAATGATATGTTCGTTCATAGGAAATGTTTCAATAAAGAACAAAACGATAGGTGAGTGCCTGAAATttgcttaaatatttttactaataattattattatacttattttattttttccaggAATAAAGTTTTGACCGAAAAGATAAATAGATTGAAACCCAATAGAAAATATATAGTTCAGGTAATAGTCGAGAAAGTTAAAGGAAAGCCCTTGTCCTACGATTTCCTAACAGTTCAAACTAATtccaaatgtacataaatgtcaatcacttatttttattagtgTGTATAAAACagtaaacaaaattcaatattgacaaAAAGAAAACATGTGCCAATTTAGACTATCCAAATATCCAATCTCTACATAATTAGTATATACAAAGTTagttacatttatgtataatactttcaCAATAATAAAACCCATAGAATTAATTGTTATCCATTCAATGTGAAATAACATAAGTTTTTGAACATTGTATATAAGTAATAAATACTACATTTATATCAATAGTTTGAAATTTCATTgagaactatttttattttgtaaatagaagataatgatatgtatttttatacttttttaattatctatATTTGTACCAGAGGttgcatttttttgtattaattattattataaatcatatactattttgtgtataaaaaaaaaacaaagtataTAATTTGTCTCCTAAACAAAAGATCTCCATtcgaaatttttatatgtatattattaataagcactgcttttattataatatattatacatagatatagatttttctctatattatacatatatttatttatctaggATGCACTATGGTAATTTTAAggattttttatgttattttaattttgtgattttattgatgtaaaCGTGAAATCAATgttacttatataataataaatattttcttgtaattctattaataataattcattcttattttaatattctactgattaataaatgtcaaaaattatactgaCATCTAtgactatatttaaaaaaaatagtgatttgactatttcaatagatgtctcaacattagcataataaaattttaccatAAGGTCTCAAGATAATatgagaaaaacaaatgaaaattaatatatgagtaattttccttttttttttcaaatgcacatcgtttatatttgaaataaaatcaaataatcaaTATGATCAATTTAGTCATATAacaaatacacaataaaaactataatgttttatgaatatataataattttactgtGAAATATTTGTCACATTGTTATTGACATTTTGTGGGTTCAACGAATGGCCATGAATTGTCTCGAAAAGAAGAGTAGTACGCAAATCTTCACCGAGGTCATAATGGAAATATTCTTGGGTCACTAAGTCACAAGGGTATACATGCATTGGCATTTCGCTTCGCGGAAAAGTCATATAAATCTACTTACCGAATCTTCGattttcaatattctattttaatacacaagGTCCCGTTCAACTCCAACAGCTATTAATATCCATTTTCAATAGCTATTTATAGTCAAGTTTTATAATGAGTGAAAAGGCTCTACGaccatattaaatatatctacTACCATGATATTTATCCGACGAGCCATGGCATTTACAATTGACGGCCGCTGCACAATTATGAGAAACTCTTCGgtaaatatttggtaaaatgTCTACTTGTAAGAGAGACCTTGCAACCAAAAATTTCTTCGAAAGATCTGGCCAGGTTCAACGCACGACCTCCACGGGCTCCAAACTGTTAATCGACCAATTACATATCCAAATTTACATGTGACAAAATAAAAACTGTTCATTGTTTGCTTGCATTTGTTTATCATGTCGATGACTTCTaatcaaaattaacaatatacatttatatgtacataggtagataTTTTtcgttgatataaaaaaatatttgatgctCGAAATACATGTGTTTCGTGTCGGTCTCCGTGatgagccggaatgtgaaattacctgaaacgcaaatatcggaaggcaaagatcgaaaatcgaaagatctttagtcgaaagatcaaaaaaaagggtacatggtaaacggtacatactcacgtacatactcacttaatttgcgcgagcaggatacaacaggaacaagaggaacaggcttttcctcccgtattaatgtgcgcgcgcagaatacgggaggaaaagcctgttcctcttgttcctgttgtatcctgctcgcgcaaattaagtgagtatgtaccgtttaccatgcacccttttttttgatctttcgacttaagatctttcgattttcgatctttgccatccgatatttgcgttttcggtaatttcacattccggcccgtgaggtaaacCCGCTTCATGTTTGTATGAATGAATTacatgattatacatatacatatatgtagcatGTAATATACACTATACTCGTCAAAACTGGTTGCATTTAAAAACGAATAGgaaaaaattcttcaaaaacACCACTGAAAAACAGTTACGAACTTCCAAAGCCTTCCCTGATACAGATTTTTCCTTCCAAATTAATCCTTTTTCATTTcgttttcaatgtcaatttgaaatgaaaaagggtcaattttaaataaaaaaggtttaatttaaaatgaaaaagggtcaattttaaatgaataagggtcaattttaaatgaaaaagggctaatttggaatgaaaaacctatatctcATTCCGAGCGAGATAAAACAAGTATTCTGTCTAAATATTAAGCTTCCGATAATTGAAAATCACTCATGATTGACAGTTTATTATCACGTTATCAGTTGCATTTCAACGAGACATTTCCATGGTTACGCAACCTTTGTCGCGGTCGCCGTTGCACTTTTAACAGTGACCCAGTTATGCACTTCACCCACATACGATAAATAATAGTGCAGTTATGAAAATGCAACGATCGATACTAAAACTGACACACAATCGTGTCAATAATTGTTACATTATCAAGGCCGCAGATTTGTGTGTCAAGTGTGTCAAGATACGACCGCCGATTTACATGTCCGACATGCcttgttataaatttttttccattaaaatatatgtgatttttttaatcggCACATGTGGGTCATTTTGTAAGAACGAATACattatgtcaatcatttgtttttatgaaaattttcatttatttttttaaaaatgaattttgattGACATGTGagattgtgtatattttactaaaaaaaaatatttttttaatttaatattaacatCATAACTATTTTActattgtgtgtttgtatacttttcaaaaaaaatacattcaactatgtaaataataaaaaattgatctACATACTATTtagataatttttatattgatttgcgTCATCATATGTGACATTATGTACACACACTTCATGATTCTTATCTGAAGGTTGTCAATCAatcagttttattatttatgtggtaaataaatatcataaatagTTTAATGATGATGTAGGGAAAatcattttatgtaaatatcaaTTAGCACAAAATATACTAGATTATTaacacaataaattaaaataaaagaatactTTTCAATGTTGATTATTGTGTTCATTAAACatccaaatttaatttaatacatagtCAACATTGTAAACAACtattactaataaaaaatataaattggatTTTTGCATAAGTTCGTGCCCGATTTTCATACATCGACGGAAATCGTTTTCCGGCGATAAAtggcatgaacttatgcaatcatatgtataatattttaatattaataactatGTAAGTTGAATGTTTTAGTGATTGAACTACATTAAATAAtggaataaattttttatttcaaaaaacttGATTTTCTCCAAAATATCAAAAGAataacatatttgaagaaaaactAAATTCATTCTTAAATTTGTTCCCCAAACTGTCCAAACTTATTTACTACTTTCTTTCCCTTTTTAACAGAAACGTTGACTTCTTTCATGTAGTGGTTTATagcagcgtttctcaacctggGTCCACATGGCCTCCTTGGAAGGACCAAACCCTATCAAGGGAGGCACAAACAAAATTCTACATTTAGGGAGGTATAACGATCTCTAGGGGAGGTGCAgtcataatataattatttttatatttaaataatatcgaaagacgagcttaaattttttatttgtcatcGAACTGAATATACATTTGCATTTCGGAAAATATATTTGCTTGTGCAACCGATGGGGCTGCTTCAATGATTGGCAAATATCGAAGATTTAtcgcatatatgaaaaaatattattaaaaaaaacaataaatttcattaaatcaaGTCCACTTCGAGATCGTCTTTTCCGACAAATATGTGAGGAATAGGTTGGTTATCGAAGGGTAAGCGTCTTAATCGTATTGTTATACTTTGGAACAGTTTTGTGTGTTTGGGGAAGAGATGGCTGGTGCAAAAtgcgatatattttatttattagatatATTTGAGAAATTTAATTTGCTAAACAAACAATTATGTACAAAGAAAATTTTGTGATCTGATAacgtgtaaaaatataattattgctGTTTTTGGAAAGCCAATCTttccaaaattaattttgaacgaCGTTAGTTAATACAATTTCcatcattggctactatttctAATGAAATACAAGATAATggtctttacatatgtacatatatattgaaaatttgatggAGCTTCATAAGGATATGCAAgttagatttaatgatattataaatctaaACATCCCAGATaggtagggttgccataattgatACGGGGCATTTGagtgctacataaataaaatatgaaaaagtaggtaggtaatagtttattttaaaaaattagtcttttttagcccaatcgtattttaacgatgatttagcttttttaattaaatcgttttcctcttttacatgatgataaaattgggcgcaagtcattttaaaattatactggcaaaccaaaattgcctcaactgtctcaactgccagcttatttctttcatccgaccattgtgttgacatcagggaaaatattctcgagTTTAGGGAGAAATCTAGAGTTTAGGGAAAAAACGGGACAAATAcgggacaaattgtaatacgggaccgagtagtgaaatactggacatgtcccgtatataTAGGACGTATGGCAACCATACAGATAGGGTGATTTATCCATTTAGTGTTAATGCAATTGGTATTGatatcgaatttaaagaatgtCTGATAGATCTGCAAAGTAATATGAATGCACaagtatgatttaaattaaataaagatcATTTTTGTATCAACACTGAAATAGCCAGCTTTTGGAGAAGGCAAGTTTATATTTCACTGCATTTCCTACATCTTATCTCGTCGAATCTGGATTTAGTCGAATTATGCATCTCCTGTCACTAACAACAATAGTATGTCACTAACAACATTTGAaccagatattttattttatttaaaaaaaaatcaataccacagagacttgacaggttgccccaaagcgtcaatgtggttataatacaaataataaatatcataaaaaataataaaaaccaagtaagaaatatgtacacaaataaaaacaaagaaataagattgaaaaattatatcgtgctatttaggatgtgttacaccaactcaacataactggcattgaagagggccaagtaatgtgccagtaagttaaggagtcgaacagctctcgagaggggggagttcatgagtacatttgatttagccctaattggcaaaaagatatcatgctttcgcaaaactctatgattttccgggACCCAGAATTGTAGTctctccaggatagcgggattgtgaatctctcctctaagtaattttcgaaatgtttcccaagaaataaatctattccctttgccagggagttgaaactcaaagatcccaagacaaaggaactagggaacagatatggataaaatccaaatgtcttcagatataaaaatccaaggaatttcctttggactatATAAATAAACTCGCTAGTTTAATcacattgaataaaattatctttcaatttattgtgtttaaaaaaatatattacgtatgtatgtaattataaaataaagtttatatacCTTTTTTTCGATAAAATATGGGGAGAGgcatagaaaaatattaaacgcaAAAGGGGTCCACTGTCAAAAAAAGGTTAAGAAACGCcggtttataatatatattaattgtgTATAGTACTGGTTTATAGTGGTATATTAATGGTGTATAGTaaactatttattttcttcaaacCACTTAAAAACACTAGAAACTGTCAatgtataataacaaacaataaACTTTAGACATTTCTATAGaaactttattatataaatatcagAACTATTGAAATCAACAGACCTTTGCAAGTCGATCGTGACGAAACTATTACTTGTGACACACACATAATTTGTAAAGTGGATCAAAAAAGGGACCCGCATGAAATATGGAACAGCCTTCAAGTAAACGATATCGGGAACTTCTTATCAGGAAGAGAACCTTCGACCGCAATAACGGTCACGGCTTCAACCGAGATGAGTTATTATTTATTGCTAATTTCGGTCATAATTGGAACAATTAACAGATTCAGCGAAAGACACGAGGTTAAACCCAATAtcagtacgtacatacacatttcGAAGAACCGCAGAGAGCAGAGAACCACAACCGTAAGTCAAAATTCTAAGGTCGGCAGTTGACAATGGTCC
Encoded here:
- the nord gene encoding neuron derived neurotrophic factor nord encodes the protein MFASEEPEPPHSVRMSKRPKIRLQPRQRRRKVTIKWDQSPIDPHVTEYCLVLSNRKKYTSLCGARGDRYGPYGHGPGPVKGNTSKMSNNGDQEQGNLLISCVGSRTHHTIENLEHGKSYFLSIFAINKQNNLTFPYGSDVLPYNEKVKQSKLKDGKTENVNLRRLDGKAVFKFKAGKRTGETMAVSVMPCGGAVDVIVFKQGKPKQVMEERKKIFYGRFLVKSVRKGERFIIEVKSSNKEQLRRTTGVEILATTQKRLPLPELPSETDVREYKSLRNCDSVTIGWMPSPDPLADRYCILTRETQRSDEELRAPNQCALDMTLRKNDMFVHRKCFNKEQNDRNKVLTEKINRLKPNRKYIVQVIVEKVKGKPLSYDFLTVQTNSKCT